A window of Aythya fuligula isolate bAytFul2 chromosome 12, bAytFul2.pri, whole genome shotgun sequence genomic DNA:
CCTACAGATGGCAATCAGCAGCCGGGCTCTGGCAGGTGTATTTTATTCGGCAGATGCACCCTAATCGCATTGTAGCGGATTAGCCggatttcttcctttaaatgtACACTGCGGGCTCCGGCTCGCGAGCCAGCCGTGTCTTATCGCCCCCTTCTAATCTGCCAGAGCCTTTTGCCTCTTCCTTTCAGCAGCTATTTCTGTAACGGGTCGGACGGGGAAGAGCGCCGCAATGAACCGTAAGCGGGGAATCCTGCCCGCCTCCTGCTGCCGCCTGACAGCCGCCGGGAAAGACCCAGAACGCAGCGcggaggcggaggaggaggaggaggaggaagaagaagacaaggaagaagaagaagaggaagaggaggagagcgAGGGCAGCCGCAGGGCGGTGGCAGCAGCCGGGGCTGCGCTCCGAGGCCGGGGAGCGATGGGGGCCGGAGGATGACGAGCGGCGGCGCATCCCGCACCCACCGGCgggccccggggccggccgcAGCGGGGAGGCCGCCGGGCTGAGGCGGCGAGCAGGGCGCAAGCCCCCCGAGCCACCCGCCCCGATGGATAAAGCCGGCTCCCTGCACAGCGCCgtgcccgccccgccgccccggctCTACCTGCCGCGCAACTTCAGCTGCAGCGCCTGCCTCTATGGCAGCCTGGCCGAGCAGTGCAAGGGCGGCTGCAGCCCCGACGGCGacccgccccccccctcctcctcattctcctccacctccacctccccttcctccaccGCCGCCCGCGGTGCGGGAAGCGGCGGGCGAGAAGCCCCCGGCGgcgccccggggccgggagccGTCGGTGCCCGCCGTGCCGCCCAGCCCCACGCAGCGCCGCCGGGCCAAGTCGCTGCCCACGCCCGGCGACCGCAGCCTGCGGCCGGCGCTGCAGCAGAGCCCGGCCCGCCGCAAGACGGTTCGCTTCGCCGACTCGCTCGGCCTGGAGCTCACCTCCGTGCGCCACTTCTGCCAGGCCGACCTGCCGCgggtgccgccgccgccgcccccctctCGCCCCGCCGACCTGCTCAAGACCAGGAAGCCCCCGGCGCTGGGCGAGCTGGAGCCGGTGCTCTtcgggccgccgccgccgctgctggaGCCGCTCTTCCCTCCGCAGCCCGGCGCCAGCCCCGGCTTCGCCGAGCGGGTCCGGCAGCACAAGGTGAGGCTGGAGTGGGTGCGGGCGGAGCCGGCGGGGCTGCGCGGCGCCGTGCGCGTCCTCAACCTGGCCTACGAGAAGGCCGTGTCGGTGCGCTACACGCTCAACCGCTGGGCCAGCTGCGCCGAGGTGCCCGCCGCCTACCAGCCCCACGGGCCCCCCGACGGCGGCACCGACCGCTTCGCCTTCCACCTGCCCCTCGGCGCCGCCGTGGCCGCCGACGCCACGCTGGAGTTCGCCGTCCGCTACCGCGTGGCCGGCGCCGAGTACTGGGACAACAACGGCGGCAGCAACTACCGCCTGCGGGGCCGCCCGCCCTCCCCGGCCGCCCTCTGCCCGCCGCAGGACCCCGACAGCACCGCCTGGATCCACTTCATCTGACGGGGACCCCGCTCCCTCCGGCCTCGCCTCACCGGGCGGCCGCGCAGAGACACCCCAGAGACACCCCAGCACCCTCCGGCCTCACCTCGCCTCGCCTCACCCTTCCCGCCGTCCCACCCAGCCCACCCTTCCAGAAGCTTCTTCGTAAGCCaccagaagatatttttttcgATTCCGTTTACAGAtaaattgtttctcttttctatcATGGTAGCACCACATGGGGATAAGGGTTCAGGTGCCGGTCAGGGTGAAGGCTGGGTGCGAGATGTTCGGTCCCATGGCAGCAGTGTGGCCGGCACACCGCAGGGTTTTGCACCTCGAGCTCCTGACCAAAGCTGCTGCATGGTGAGGGGCCGGAATGAGGGGAGGGAGGCCGTCAATATTTGTGGGACTTATCAGTGAAAATCAGGATCCACAGGTGCAAACAAATCTTCGTgggtgctgtgcccacagcACTGGGTTCTGGAAACACCGgcagcactgccctgggcaCCCATCCTCTTTCCTCAGCCGCTGAGGTGCTGGATCCCTTCCCAGAGCCCCCCAGACTACAGTGTCCACGTGGACGCGGTCACTCGTGTTAATTGTTAATTGCAGGGGACAGATGGTGGTGTTGAACCCCAAAGCAGATGCCCCCAGGTATGGCTGTATTTCTCGTGCTGAAAAATGGCTGATGAGTTTGTAGCAAAGActcaagttttaaaattttgaaccCTGTTTCATACATTcatgtatatttagaaaaaggCTAAGAGAAATAGTGTCACGTATTAATGGAAATACAGCCTACTAACAGGTTTTATAAAGCAAGCATTTTGTGTTAAAATCCACATGATACCTTGTAAAGGTCTGTCATGGTGGTTTCAGTAGGATTGTTCCCATAAAGCTGCTCGTGGCCAGGTTGGCAGGGTAGTCCTGAAGTTGCACCAAAGAATTAGAGGTGGCAGGAACTGAATCCGTAATTGTGGTTTGCATCCCAAGCAacatttccagttttatttctgttaacagTCTAATTGGAGTTGTTATGCTAAGGCATCAGGGCGGGAGCTTGccttttgcaaaacaaaacgttccagatttttcagaataattccAGAAAGTGGCAGATTTCACAAAGCTAGCTATGTTTAGTCAGTCAGGTTGAGGAAAAGTAATATCTTTGCATAGAAGTAGAGAGGTATcaataaaaaacattgaaattgCAGAGTATGTTGACTTCTGCCTTCAAAGATCTATTTTGGATGTTAGTAGCAGGgaacagcattttccttttttaactttctttttcaggagTTTGGCTGAATACAGGTTGTGCTGGTGCCAAATCTGGGTGCTGGCTTTCCAGGATTTAGGCACGTTTGTGTTTGCAGGTGAGGGACTTCTACAAAGATGACTTCTGAGAGTGGCAGAACGAACGCTGGTATCATCTTCCTGTTATGAAGGGTTGTAGGATCAGGCCTTCAACATTTTGGACCTTTTGTAGATTGTTTAGGAATGAAATGTAATTCTGTATTCTTCGTGTTCCTCGTGAGGGTTAAGTATCCCAAACAGCTTGATTAATGCCAGGTTCTTATGGAACCTTTCAACTTCAGTGGAAATTGAGGGCACTTTTGTCTCCTGAGGGTCTGGTTGAGTCAGAATAATTAAACCTGTGAATTCTGGATAAAATGGTCTGGCAAGTTGATGGGAAaagataatttcatttaatttctctctactgctttttctgctttaatagAAATCATACCAACTGTAACCTTCCTGTAGTATTGGTTGCTTCGTTTTAATTCCCCAACAAGTTTTCTCATCAATGTGATCTTTATAGAAAtagaatataaaagaaacataCTGTCAGCACCTGCTGagtatttcacattttagaATATTAAGGCCCTGATCTTATATTGAAGTAACCCTATGTATCGCTAGCACACATCTATAAAGATAGAATTGCAGAACTCGGGTCCTAAACTGTTCATGATTAAAGCATATTAAGTAGCATGTTTGATAAAGAAAGCCCAAGTGTCTTCTAGTTAAACCTAGTTTGTTATGAGAGCCTTAATactggagagaaggaagagagctTGTCTCCATTTGAAAGCACTTTGAAATACGGTGGAAATGCAGCCAAACTTCTTCTTATGTACGTGTTACAGCTTTCCAAAACATCTTTTTGCTTGGCCTGAACGCCAAACGTTCATAAACTTTGTTTATGAACTTTTAACCCCTCAGTCCAATATACATCTGAATATGAAACCTTTTGAAGATGTGGCACACCAGAAGaatgtttcagaaagcagaCTCCTGAGCTTTTGAGCAGTTAAGCCAATGTTTAGTTCAACACTCAATTTCGTGGGTAAATTTATGGGCTTGAGCTTGATCAGAGATTATCAGCGATATACGTTCAACTCCAGTAGAAGATTTAGTCTTCTGGAGCACTTAAAAACACCTACATTGAAAGCCTTGAAAGGTGAGATTGGCCCGGCCAGCTTTGACTGGAGAATGCTACTGATGATGTCTGTGGAAGAAGTGTGAGGTATTTTAACAGAAACCTATCAGTGATATGTGCTGAAGCTGCACTGCTTTGATTACACGGTTTCACTTCTATCACATTAATTTCTTCTCAAGATTTCCAAAAACATGTCTAGGTGCACTGACTGCGAGTACTTGTTCCACTGGCAGCATCCATGTATGGTTTCCAGTCCTTTAGTTTTCACTCTGATGCTATTTAGGTGGGGTTTGCTAGAAGCATTGTgataaatggaaatgaaataaaattaaaatcccaAATAGAATTTACAATCTACATAAGTGATAACTTTGAGGAGAAAAACCTGTGCTGAACAGGGTCCTTCTCAAGTTGGCAGGACATCAGTCATTTTAATGGAAGGAGGAgcaagacaatttttttttaaacacatttctaaAGAACATCGTTCCACGAAGTTAACTTTAAAAggcaaagtaaaatatttgaattatgTTTCAGGATACAATTTTTTAAAGccaatctttttttctggaaaaaatgacaGCTCAGTTGTTTCTATTTGCATGGAGAAA
This region includes:
- the LOC116493803 gene encoding protein phosphatase 1 regulatory subunit 3E-like, which encodes MDKAGSLHSAVPAPPPRLYLPRNFSCSACLYGSLAEQCKGGCSPDGDPPPPPPPPPAVREAAGEKPPAAPRGREPSVPAVPPSPTQRRRAKSLPTPGDRSLRPALQQSPARRKTVRFADSLGLELTSVRHFCQADLPRVPPPPPPSRPADLLKTRKPPALGELEPVLFGPPPPLLEPLFPPQPGASPGFAERVRQHKVRLEWVRAEPAGLRGAVRVLNLAYEKAVSVRYTLNRWASCAEVPAAYQPHGPPDGGTDRFAFHLPLGAAVAADATLEFAVRYRVAGAEYWDNNGGSNYRLRGRPPSPAALCPPQDPDSTAWIHFI